CGCGCTGCGCCCTGCTGTTGATCCTGACCCTCCCCGCGCTCGCGCAGGCCTCCAGCTTCGCCGGCAGTTCCGCCGGTTCGGCCTCGGCCGGCTCTGCCGGCAGTTCCGCGTCTTCGGACAGCAGCTCCGGCGACGACAAGCTGGTGCTGCAGGCGCGCGACGACGCGGCCGGCTTCGTCGCCAGCGCCGGCCGCATCCGCGGCGCGCAGCTGGAAGCGGCGCTGCGCGTGCTGCGCGAGCGCAACCCGCAGGCGCAGCAGGCCAGCGACCTGCAACTGGCGCAGGCCATCCTGGCGCTGTGAGACCGCGCCGGCCGCGGCGCCGGCTGGCGTGGCTGGCGCTGCTGTGGCTGGCCTGCGCAGTGCCCGCGCAGGCCTTGCAGTTGCAGGTGGATGCGAGTGGCCTGAGCGCGCCCGAGCGCGCGGCCAGCCAGGCGCTGCTCGATGCGGTGCTGCCGAAGCTGCCGCCGGCCTGGGTGGCGGCGATCGATGCGCCGCTGGCGCTGCAATGGCGTGACGACCTGCCGGCGCAGGTGCATGGCAGGGCGCAGGCGCGGCGACTGCTGTTGAACAAGGCACTGCTGCGCGCATGGATGGCGCGTCCTGTTGCAGGTGGCGATGACGGTGCCGGCGCGGCGACGCGGCCGGCGATCGCCGCGCTGCTGCACGAACTGGCGCATTTCTACGACCGCTCCGCGGCGGGCCGGCTGTCGTCGGATCCGCGCCTGCTGGATCTGGCCGGCTGGCAGGTCAGCCCGATGCGGCTGGGCCTGCGCTTGGGAGACAACGCCTTCAGCGAGCGCAGCCCGGACCGGTACGAACTGGCGTCTCCGGCGGAATTCGTCGCGGTCAACCTGGAACATTTCCTGCTGGATCCGGACTACGCGTGCCGGCGCCCGGCGCTGGCGCGGTATTTCGCGCAGCGCCTGGACTGGTCGCCGCCGGCGTCGGCCTGCGCCCCTGGTCTGGTCTATCTGCAGGATCCGCTGGCCGACGAGGCGGCGCTGCTGCAGCTGGATCCGGCGCGGGTCTACGCCGTGGACTACCTGCTGGCCGAAGGCAATGCGCAGCCGATGAGCCATTGGGGCCACAGCATGCTGCGGCTGGTGATCTGCGCGCCGGGGCGCACGCCCGGTCCCGATTGCCGCCTGGACCTGGCGTATCACAAGGTGCTGTCGTTCCGCGCCTTCGTCGACGATGTGCAGATCTCCAGCGTGCGCGGCCTGGTCGGCTCGTATCCGTCGCGGCTGTTCGTGCTGCCGCTGCGCCAGGTGGTGGACGAATACACCCAGGTGCAGCTGCGCGGGCTGCAGTCGATTCCGCTGCGGCTGGCGCCGGACGAGATCGCCGCGTTGCTGGAACGCGCCGCGCAGCTGCACTGGAGCTACGACGGCCGTTACTACTTCCTCAGCAACAACTGCGCGGTGGAGATCTACAAGCTGCTGCACGACGGCGTGCCGCGGCTGGCCGGCGCGCGCCTGGCCGGGATCAGCCCGACCGGCCTGCTGCGGCGCCTGGCCCGCGCCGGCATCGCCGACACTCGGGTGCTGGACGATGCCGACGCCGCGGCGCGCCAGGGCTACTACTTCGTACCGGCGAGCGCGCACTACGCGGCGATGTTCGCGGTCGCACGCGCGCAACTGGCGTTGCCGGCGCGCACCGCGCACGCCTGGCTGGACCTGCCGGCGGCGCAGCGCGCACCGTGGCTGCAGCGCGGCGACCTGCGCGCCAGCGCCGCATTGCTGCTGCTGGAGAATGCCGCGCGCCGGCGCCAGGAGCAGCGCGGGCGCGATGTGTTGAAGCGACGCTATCTGGCAGGAGCGCGCATGCCTGAGGCGCACGCTGGCGGTGCTGGCATCGATGCTGGTGTCGATGGCGGTGCCGATGCCGGTGCTGGTGCTGGTGCTGGTGCTGATGCAGGTGCAGGTGCAGGTGCAGGTGCCGGTATTGCCGCCACTGCCGGTGCCGCCGCTCCGGTCACTGACGCGTCCGCTGCCGACGAGAGCCAGAAGGCGGCCGCAGCCGTCCGCGCGGTGCTGGCGCAGCAAGGCCTGTTGAGCCAACCGTCGACGCTGCTGCAGGGTCAGCCCGGCTATGGCCTGCCGCAGGCGCAGGAGCGCGACTGGCTGCAGCGCCAGGGGCAGGCGCGGATCGACGCGTTGCACAGCGAGGGCGCCGCGTTGCAGGCGCGGCTGCACGCCTTGCTGCCGCCACCGCTGCGCGCGGAACTGCAGCAGATCGATGCGAACCTGGCCGCGCTGGGCATGCGTCTGCGCGAACTCAATCGCGACGGCGGCGGGTTGCAGCTGGTGTCGCCGTCGGTGTTGCAGCCTGCGGCGGAGAAATGACGGCTCCGTTCGTCGCGACTGAAGTCGCTCCCACAAAGAGCTTGCGGCGGGCTGGCTGGGTGCACGGATAGGAATGGCTTTAGCCCCGACCGAATCCGAGACCGGCAGGTGTGCCGCTCCGTTCGTCGCGGCTGAAGCCGCTCCTACCAAGGCTTGCAGCGAACCGACTGGGTGCACTGTAGGAGGGGCTTCAGTCCCGACCGAATCCAAGGGCGGTAGGTGTGCCGCTTCGTTCGTCGCGGCTGAAGCCGCTCCTACCAAGGCTTGCGGCGAGCTGGCTGGGTGCACTGTAGGAGGGGCTTCAGCCCCGACCGAATCCATGGGCGGTAGGAGTGCTGCTCCGTTCGTCGCGGCTGAAGCCGCTCCTGCCAAGGCTTGCGGCGAGCTGGCTGGGTGCACTGTAGGAGGGGCTTCAGCCCCGACCGAATCCGTGGGCGGTAGGTGTGCCGCTTCGTTCGTCGCGACTGCAGTCGCGCCTACAAGAACTTTTTGCGAGCTGATCGATGCGGTGTAGGAGGGCTCAATGCCAGCCCTCCCTTTCCGAAGCCGGCCGCCGCCGCTACGGCAGGTCGAGGCCGGCGTCCTCGCCGTAGCGGTTCAGCCATGCGGTGCGCGCCGGGTCCTGGCGGTACTGCGCGCGCAGCTTGGTCCAGG
This sequence is a window from Xanthomonas sp. CFBP 8443. Protein-coding genes within it:
- a CDS encoding DUF2388 domain-containing protein, with the protein product MNRVTARCALLLILTLPALAQASSFAGSSAGSASAGSAGSSASSDSSSGDDKLVLQARDDAAGFVASAGRIRGAQLEAALRVLRERNPQAQQASDLQLAQAILAL
- a CDS encoding DUF4105 domain-containing protein, which encodes MRPRRPRRRLAWLALLWLACAVPAQALQLQVDASGLSAPERAASQALLDAVLPKLPPAWVAAIDAPLALQWRDDLPAQVHGRAQARRLLLNKALLRAWMARPVAGGDDGAGAATRPAIAALLHELAHFYDRSAAGRLSSDPRLLDLAGWQVSPMRLGLRLGDNAFSERSPDRYELASPAEFVAVNLEHFLLDPDYACRRPALARYFAQRLDWSPPASACAPGLVYLQDPLADEAALLQLDPARVYAVDYLLAEGNAQPMSHWGHSMLRLVICAPGRTPGPDCRLDLAYHKVLSFRAFVDDVQISSVRGLVGSYPSRLFVLPLRQVVDEYTQVQLRGLQSIPLRLAPDEIAALLERAAQLHWSYDGRYYFLSNNCAVEIYKLLHDGVPRLAGARLAGISPTGLLRRLARAGIADTRVLDDADAAARQGYYFVPASAHYAAMFAVARAQLALPARTAHAWLDLPAAQRAPWLQRGDLRASAALLLLENAARRRQEQRGRDVLKRRYLAGARMPEAHAGGAGIDAGVDGGADAGAGAGAGADAGAGAGAGAGIAATAGAAAPVTDASAADESQKAAAAVRAVLAQQGLLSQPSTLLQGQPGYGLPQAQERDWLQRQGQARIDALHSEGAALQARLHALLPPPLRAELQQIDANLAALGMRLRELNRDGGGLQLVSPSVLQPAAEK